Proteins from a single region of Lepus europaeus isolate LE1 chromosome 4, mLepTim1.pri, whole genome shotgun sequence:
- the KCNV1 gene encoding potassium voltage-gated channel subfamily V member 1 — MELPPRGRAPPCSPLDSCSLTSLDSSVFCSEGEGEPLALGDCFTVNVGGSRFVLSQQALSCFPHTRLGKLAVVVASYRRPGGLAAVPSPLELCDDANPVDNEYFFDRSSQAFRYVLHYYRTGRLHVMEQLCALSFLQEIQYWGIDELSIDSCCRDRYFRRKELSETLDFKKDTEDQESQHESEQDFSQGPCPTVRQKLWNILEKPGSSTAARVFGVISIIFVAVSIVNMALMSAELSWLDLQLLEILEYVCISWFTGEFVLRFLCVRDRCRFLRKVPNIIDLLAILPFYITLLVESLSGSQTTQELENVGRIVQVLRLLRALRMLKLGRHSTGLRSLGMTITQCYEEVGLLLLFLSVGISIFSTIEYFAEQSIPDTTFTSVPCAWWWATTSMTTVGYGDIRPDTTTGKIVAFMCILSGILVLALPIAIINDRFSACYFTLKLREAAVRQREALKKLTKNIATDSYISVNLRDVYARSIMEMLRLKGRERASTRSSAGDDFWF, encoded by the exons ATGGAGCTGCCTCCCCGTGGCAGGGCGCCGCCGTGCTCCCCGCTGGACAGCTGCTCCCTGACCTCCCTGGACTCCAGCGTCTTCTGCAGCGAAGGGGAAGGGGAGCCCTTGGCGCTCGGGGATTGCTTTACGGTCAACGTGGGAGGCAGCCGCTTTGTGCTCTCGCAGCAGGCGCTGTCCTGTTTCCCGCACACGCGCCTTGGCAAGCTGGCCGTGGTGGTGGCTTCCTACCGCCGCCCCGGGGGCCTGGCCGCCGTGCCTAGCCCACTGGAGCTGTGCGACGACGCCAACCCCGTGGACAACGAGTACTTCTTCGACCGCAGTTCGCAGGCGTTCCGCTACGTCCTGCACTACTACCGCACCGGCCGCCTGCACGTCATGGAGCAGCTGTGTGCGCTCTCCTTTCTCCAGGAGATCCAGTACTGGGGCATCGACGAGCTCAGCATCGACTCCTGCTGCAGGGACAG ATACTTCAGAAGAAAGGAGCTGAGTGAAACTTTAGACTTTAAGAAGGACACGGAAGACCAAGAAAGTCAACATGAGAGTGAGCAGGACTTCTCACAAGGACCTTGTCCCACCGTCCGCCAGAAGCTCTGGAATATCCTGGAGaaacctgggtcttccacagctGCCCGAGTCTTTGGGGTCATCTCCATCATCTTTGTGGCAGTGTCCATCGTCAATATGGCCCTCATGTCAGCTGAATTAAGCTGGCTCGACCTGCAGCTGCTGGAGATCCTGGAGTACGTGTGTATCAGCTGGTTCACCGGGGAGTTTGTCCTGCGCTTCCTGTGTGTGCGGGACAGGTGCCGCTTCCTGAGAAAGGTGCCAAACATCATAGACCTCCTGGCCATCTTGCCCTTCTACATCACCCTTCTGGTAGAGAGCCTGAGCGGGAGCCAGACCACACAGGAGCTGGAAAATGTGGGACGCATTGTCCAGGTGTTGAGATTGCTCAGGGCTCTGCGCATGCTAAAGCTGGGCAGACATTCCACAG GATTACGCTCCCTTGGAATGACAATCACCCAGTGCTATGAAGAAGTTGGCCTACTACTCCTATTTCTATCTGTGGGAATATCCATATTTTCAACTATAGAATATTTTGCTGAGCAAAGCATTCCTGACACAACCTTCACAAGTGTCCCTTGTGCATGGTGGTGGGCCACAACCTCCATGACTACTGTGGGATATGGGGACATTAGGCCAGACACCACTACAGGCAAAATCGTGGCTTTCATGTGTATATTATCAGGAATTCTTGTCTTGGCCTTGCCTATTGCTATTATTAATGATCGCTTCTCTGCTTGCTACTTCACCTTGAAACTCAGGGAAGCAGCTGTTAGACAGCGTGAAGCTCTGAAGAAGCTCACCAAGAATATAGCCACTGACTCATACATCAGTGTTAACTTGAGAGATGTCTATGCTCGAAGTATCATGGAGATGCTTcgattaaaaggcagagaaagagcaagtaccagaagcagtgcaggagatgatttctggttttga